One genomic region from Entelurus aequoreus isolate RoL-2023_Sb linkage group LG14, RoL_Eaeq_v1.1, whole genome shotgun sequence encodes:
- the LOC133664398 gene encoding LOW QUALITY PROTEIN: insulin receptor substrate 2-like (The sequence of the model RefSeq protein was modified relative to this genomic sequence to represent the inferred CDS: inserted 1 base in 1 codon), whose translation MASPPGDAGPPLLSTGVKKCGYLKKHKHGHKRFFVLREPGDGFPARLEYYESEKKWRNKSAAKRVIPLDCCLNVNKRADAKHKHLIALYTKDEYFAVAAESDAEQEGWYQVLTDLISEGRVCDGSACSSASSLVGFDETSYGVITPVSAAYKEVWQVNMKSKGLGQSRNLTGVYRLCLSSRTISFVKLNTEVASVVLQLMNIRRCGHSDSFFFIEVGRSAATGPGELWMQADDSVVAQNIHETILEAMKAMKELSEFRPRSKSQSSGTNPISVPTRRNLHNLPPSQTGLLRRSRTDSMATTSPVGKFSSCRIRTASEGDGTMTRPMSMMGSPLSPGVHRTLLSRSHTITARPCRTFESSSLQHSKSMSMPLSHSPPTAAPSLVSLSSCPDSCAPRPSSCSASFSGXPSDAGFISCEEYGSSPIDARDLRLPLTFGSNTPESLKADTPPSRGSSGLEGYMVMEQNFGYRWLPERDKSYRKRTYSLTTPRQQRCLPQVSSASLDEYTLMRATYTSGSQSSRRCSPKGSFPDEYRDVQMSDSSGYMPMMPGAAPHTSGAKTDPYMPMSPMCVSAPKQIINPRTHSSLAGLAPHANSPGSVSLEDSGYMRMWCGIKMSVESADGKLPNGEYLNMSPVDPLLSLPTRDNTLSNIGGEPHPKHQHRQPYTYSTLPHSLKGQLQRNCSVDTDQYVVMCLQRQRIEEESSYCPVSPGDSVASTGGTPSSAPPPLRLAQSNGGLAHRGRACRPTRLALDSLRTLPCMSEHPLPSEPRSPGEYINIDFSSPSSDVVASTEGANRGSPSLSDYVNVELASPKTVDTPAVHDMQEEEGKRAEVRGVVDEYPLQHHKIQVKDDYTEMTFGPLCATDPAPLPSSPTACVQRLSLDSSLVIDRVTPAPVDSFLLPSLSVTLADPHRGAKVIRADPQGRRRHSSETFSSTTTVTPVCPSFAHDTKRHSSASVENVSRGVRSAEEQDEEYVSSSMCRETSAGYQNGLNYIALNLMEGTLGGCRLGGCDGLLRYKPACGCKGSMNGFNSSPYASMGFKETTAAAVKE comes from the exons ATGGCGAGTCCGCCGGGCGACGCCGGACCCCCGCTACTATCCACCGGCGTGAAGAAGTGTGGCTACCTGAAGAAACACAAACATGGACACAAGCGCTTCTTCGTGCTGAGGGAGCCCGGCGACGGCTTCCCTGCCCGGCTGGAGTACTACGAGAGCGAGAAGAAATGGAGGAACAAGTCTGCCGCCAAAAGGGTGATCCCGCTGGACTGCTGCTTGAACGTCAACAAGCGAGCGGACGCCAAACACAAACATCTCATCGCGCTTTACACCAAGGACGAGTACTTCGCGGTGGCGGCGGAGAGCGACGCCGAGCAGGAGGGCTGGTACCAGGTGTTGACGGATCTAATCTCGGAGGGGAGAGTGTGCGACGGCTCGGCGTGCAGCTCCGCGTCTTCGCTGGTGGGCTTCGACGAAACGAGCTACGGCGTCATCACGCCGGTGAGCGCCGCCTATAAGGAGGTCTGGCAAGTCAACATGAAGTCCAAGGGCTTGGGGCAAAGCAGGAATTTAACCGGCGTGTACAGACTCTGCCTTTCCAGTCGGACTATCAGTTTTGTCAAGCTCAACACAGAAGTGGCCTCGGTCGTTTTGCAGCTGATGAACATCCGGAGGTGTGGCCATTCGGATAGCTTCTTCTTCATAGAGGTGGGTCGCTCGGCAGCCACTGGACCCGGCGAGCTCTGGATGCAGGCCGACGACTCCGTGGTGGCGCAGAACATCCACGAGACCATCCTGGAAGCCATGAAAGCCATGAAGGAGCTGTCAGAGTTCCGCCCCCGCAGCAAAAGCCAGTCTTCAGGCACCAATCCCATCTCCGTGCCCACCAGGAGGAACTTGCACAACCTCCCCCCGAGTCAGACCGGCCTCCTCAGGAGGTCACGCACTGACAGCATGGCTACGACGTCGCCTGTTGGTAAATTCTCCTCCTGTCGAATACGCACGGCCAGTGAGGGCGATGGCACCATGACACGCCCCATGTCGATGATGGGGAGCCCCCTCAGCCCGGGGGTCCACCGCACCCTCCTGAGCAGGTCTCACACCATCACCGCACGCCCTTGTCGGACATTTGAATCCTCTTCCCTCCAGCACAGTAAGTCCATGTCCATGCCTCTGTCTCATTCCCCGCCCACGGCCGCCCCTAGTCTAGTAAGCCTGTCCTCATGTCCAGATAGTTGCGCTCCTCGTCCCTCAAGTTGCAGTGCTTCCTTCTCGG TCCCCAGTGATGCAGGGTTTATATCGTGTGAGGAGTATGGCTCCAGCCCCATTGATGCACGGGACCTTCGGCTGCCTCTCACATTTGGTAGCAACACCCCTGAGTCTCTAAAAGCGGACACTCCTCCTTCGCGGGGCAGCAGTGGGCTTGAAGGATACATGGTAATGGAGCAAAATTTTGGCTATCGGTGGTTACCAGAGCGGGACAAGTCTTACCGAAAACGCACATACTCCCTTACCACCCCCCGCCAGCAAAGGTGTCTCCCCCAAGTGTCTTCAGCCTCCCTTGATGAGTACACACTAATGAGGGCCACATATACAAGTGGAAGCCAGTCTTCTCGCAGGTGTTCCCCTAAAGGAAGCTTCCCTGACGAGTACAGGGATGTCCAGATGAGTGACAGCAGTGGTTACATGCCCATGATGCCTGGCGCTGCGCCTCACACGTCAGGAGCTAAGACTGACCCTTACATGCCCATGAGCCCCATGTGTGTGTCTGCTCCTAAACAGATCATCAACCCCCGGACGCACTCTTCCTTGGCCGGGCTGGCCCCACATGCGAACTCCCCGGGCAGTGTTTCCCTGGAGGATAGCGGCTACATGCGCATGTGGTGTGGCATCAAAATGTCAGTGGAGAGCGCTGATGGAAAGCTGCCAAATGGCGAATACCTGAACATGTCTCCTGTGGACCCTCTGTTGTCACTCCCAACCAGAGACAACACCCTCAGTAATATTGGAGGAGAACCCCACCCCAAGCACCAGCACAGACAGCCTTACACTTACAGCACCCTCCCGCATTCACTTAAAGGCCAATTGCAACGCAACTGTTCCGTTGACACTGACCAGTATGTAGTGATGTGTTTACAGAGACAGAGGATAGAGGAGGAGTCCAGCTACTGTCCTGTCTCTCCAGGAGACTCTGTGGCGTCAACGGGCGGAACCCCTTCATCTGCTCCCCCTCCCCTTAGATTGGCTCAGAGTAACGGCGGCCTGGCGCACAGGGGTAGGGCGTGTCGCCCCACCCGCTTGGCTCTGGATTCCCTCAGAACCTTACCATGTATGAGTGAACACCCGCTCCCCTCTGAGCCACGCAGCCCCGGGGAGTATATCAACATCGACTTCAGCAGTCCTTCCAGTGACGTGGTGGCATCCACTGAGGGCGCCAACAGGGGATCACCATCGCTCTCGGACTATGTTAACGTGGAGCTTGCCTCGCCAAAAACTGTGGACACCCCAGCTGTGCATGACATGCAGGAAGAGGAAGGAAAAAGGGCAGAGGTGAGGGGGGTGGTGGATGAATATCCCCTCCAGCATCACAAGATTCAAGTCAAGGATGACTACACTGAGATGACTTTCGGTCCTCTGTGCGCCACGGATCCCGCTCCCCTCCCTTCCAGCCCCACCGCCTGTGTCCAAAGACTGAGCCTTGACAGCAGCCTTGTGATAGACAGGGTAACACCCGCGCCAGTGGACTCGTTTCTCCTCCCTTCACTGTCTGTCACCCTTGCAGACCCTCACAGGGGTGCAAAAGTAATCCGGGCTGACCCTCAGGGACGCCGGCGACACAGCTCAGAGACCTTCTCCTCCACCACCACTGTCACACCTGTGTGCCCATCTTTTGCCCACGACACCAAGCGCCACAGCTCAGCTTCAGTGGAGAACGTGTCTCGTGGCGTGAGGAGTGCCGAGGAACAAGACGAGGAGTACGTGAGCAGCAGCATGTGCAGGGAGACGTCTGCGGGCTATCAGAACGGACTCAACTACATTGCCTTAAACTTGATGGAGGGTACCCTCGGAGGGTGCAGGTTAGGGGGCTGCGACGGACTCCTGAGATACAAGCCGGCCTGCGGCTGCAAGGGCAGCATGAACGGCTTCAACTCCAGCCCTTATGCCAGCATGGGCTTTAAGGAGACTACTGCAGCTGCCGTGAAAG AATGA